A segment of the Polyodon spathula isolate WHYD16114869_AA chromosome 1, ASM1765450v1, whole genome shotgun sequence genome:
ATTTGAAACTATCCTTCTGTTTGCAAGTGTGTTGTTTTAtcggaaacaaaaacacattggaaaggTGAAAAAATAGTAAGTTATAAAAAGGGACAaaccatttaaagtggagatatcaaaaacacaagccaagtttagccaagtttcaagaaaccattgtgacagccttgcccagcacaaagcaaaaagGCACTGTCAAAGcagtgggggccaaggttgcccaaattgtttctactaacttggcttgtgtttttcatgcgtttgatctgcttttattttgcCCGATTATTATTGtgcactttaaatggctgggcacttctGATAACTtggcgttttttcacatttctatgaTATCACATAGAAGGAAGAATACTATGgcacaaattgtgttttttatttggtcTCAATGATTATTTCATGATTCTGCATGGGCAACAGGGTACCCTGACAAAAGGTATTTTACTGGATGATTGGTTGGTAACCACATTCCCCCGATTGCACCCTTGGATCTACTTCGAAACTATAAATCATAGGAAAATTGATATCAGACATCATTATTCTCAATGTTTTTAACCCTAGATATAAGACAGCTATTcaaattaagtcttttttttaagcaagtgcAAAGTTTTTCCTATAATTTCTGCTACAGCAGTTGTCTTTTCTTTGCTCTTGCTTCAAACTTGTTTTTGTAAGTCTCTCTTAAAGTTGTGAGACTACGTCACATTGTTTAGACAACACAATAGGATATGAGTTACCATTTGGTTGTCCTTGCAACAGATCAGTACTAGCTTGGACAGATCATGGCTGCACCGTAAATTACCAAAAATTTTCAAAAGGCGGCAGCTGCTTTTGGTGGACATACATGGTGACCAATCCTTTTCTTAAAAGATTTCCACTAAAGCAAAAGTGTACAACACTGAACAGCAGAATTATTTTGATGGGGCAGTACTTTTGCAAGCGGTGGCATGAATCCACCCTTATACATCATGTTTTCATTAGAGTATAGGGGGGAGGGGAGACACAAtaagcaacacaaatacaaacgtTTGTTGGTCAAAAGAAGTGAAACGTGTTTAGATGGGaggaactgtattttattttattaaaaatgctaaCAAAACACTGTACGAGTACCTGtacatttgaaaatgtgtggaTGTAGACCACCACCACAAAGACTTGCTGACTGCTAAATGTGATGGTAATACAATAGTATTTTTCTAAATTACAGTATTTAATCTTCTTAGATGACATTATGGAAGTGGTAGCTGCACTTGTTTAAACCACTATATTCATTATTTGGGTTCCACAGtgaatacttaaataaaaataatgctaaacattgtttaaaaaaaggatattagAAGCTCAGATACATCTTGTTTgcaaaaacactatttaaaagtaaaataaacatggCATTATCCCGGAATTCTACTGCATCTTAAACACTGGCTACTAAAAGAAAAATTGCATTCTACTTTGCATATCAATAGCCTTTTAACGGTTTCTTTGAATAAtgcagttaaagaaaaaaaaacacacataaaaaggACTCAGAAGTTATTTACTATTGGGTAGCAAAGGTTCTCAAATAAATGTTCATTGAATTACTTGTAGTAGTTACTGTATTTGGCTTGCAaggaattctgttttaaatgttttttagtgAGAGAATGCCTTGGATAAAGCAAGAGCATGAACATGTGTATTTATACTCTGCTTCAATTATTTgctcaaaaactaaaatataacctTCCCATCACGAagatatttattataaaaaggcTCCATCTATCTGGCCACAGTTCTTGCATACAGTACTAGGATTAACCATTAAGATCTCAGTAGATAACAAAAAGAGTGGAATGCAGTTTTTCATTTGCGTTTTTTCTCCCTTGGCAAATGCTGCATAAAAGCTAATGAGTCTTCTGTCTTCTCCACTATTTTTGCTTCGATTTAATGGCATCTTATCATCGTGGTGGGAATCCTCCCCTGTGAGGCCCTCCACGCCCCCTGAAACCCCCTCTGTCACCCCGAAAGGATCTGTTCCGCTCCCTGCCCCTGTCTCCACGTCCTGCTGAAGTGCCACCCCTTCCTCCACCTCTCGGGGCCCCGCCCCCTCGCTCAGACTTTGATTTGGGAGGGGGTGACTTGGGACGCAGCCGTTCTATCTCCTCTGTGCAGCCCGTCATTGTCGAGTTGGGCACATTGAAGTAGGAGGCATATGCTTCTGCATGGAAGTTGCTGTTGGTGAGAGTTGGGCCCACAGTCAGCCATCCTAAGACCAAAAACAGAGGGAAATTAAGGATAGGAGtgaacatttaacaatttaagcatttttattcttgtttttatcaaatctgtatttaaaaagcaatagCTGTATTTATAACAGGAGATGAAAGtgagaagtaaaaaataaaaaaaaaaagctgaaaagtggcaggaatctgggatccactgctatattggattttttttctcaggaaaccagattgaatgaagttaagatttAGATTACAtctgaaattagaatgtataccaaataattatgttttaactgctggtttcacaaacccagagatgccaaTATTTGAGAGTGAACAAAGCATAGCACCTGCCAAGCAAAATATTTGGCTTGAGAATCACTGGCCTGGAGTGAAACATTTAACTTTGCTCAGTGTTGTTCAGCTTGGGGCATTCAATTGAGTAACTATAACTcaaaaatcaaatattttacattttaacatcagAATCAATATTCAAACATTATAATGGTGGCTAAATCATAAACATTAAAGCGTAAAACTAATTATACAACATATCATTATTCAATGTggtttacaaaatgtttatatCAGCAATTGTAGGAAAGTTATTTATCACTACGGTACTAAAAATAGGCTGCAAAACTCTGAAAACGCACAACTATCAACTGGTATCTCTGATGCTGAAATCAGCATGTGATATTGTCAGTGGCCCACATGGACCAAGTGTTTTTAAATCATCAAGACTTTCTCATTCTAAGAGTTGCCAGCTCTTTTTGGCTGGGAGAAGACAAAGCTTGGGATGAACTTTAGGGATGAGTAAGCAGCACATACAATCATTTTTCTACACTTCATTAAAAGCCTTTCTTCAGGCATTAACTTGAGAAATGCTGGcaaagtatttaatatttaaattaaaacttttaacatATGTATATTTTCccaccatattcctttgaatttaagacacagcctaAATTTCCAAccttcaatttgaggaaaaaataaatcaaacaaaaaggtgcatttacaaagatacaacttcAAATTACACATACAAGGAAAcgacacctgtttttctccctttttgtggactgtggtattgcttggcaagccgaaatatatatatacgtggATCTGATCCGCATtgccgatctgtccaagctggtactgtttgttagaatggagcacaacaacaaaacactgaaattgtaaaagcttctcttcaaatTCCTAAGGACATTAGACACTGCTTTGAAAAtagctgcctgtatgtcatggatgatagGGCACTAAcatatttgtttgtcttttctctggcagtcagtcacgttcctgtgtgtgtactcgggcagtcacgtcttttgttgccgacacacgcatcactatacttcAATTTAAGACACACGATATTTTGAgaagatgcactttttaaaaaaatgtcttcaatTTGAAAGAATACGGTATATTGTTATGAAAGAAGATTATAATTTGCCTTCAGTGCTAAGcattattattgaattattatatttgatatatatatatatatatattatataaattctTCTGCCTGAAATAGCTTGACAGATTTAATTATAGCAGTTATCCCTATAACACCAATTTAGGTGTTATATAAACCATCGAAATACTCTttcaataaaattatatttagctTACTCCAgtcatgtgtaaatgttattaCTTTTTGTATGGGTCATTTATTATGGGATTTAAAGTTTGGTAGTGACTTTAATgaaaactttaaaacatgtaaaaatctCATATAGCTGCACATTGTTTCTGAATGTTTTTACCTTTATACCTATATAGTTTTacctatatattttaattgaaggTCCCCTAAAGTCAGCAGAAATTTTCAACCTATACCTCAAAAAGTGTATACATTGCCCACATACAAGTAAAGTCACATGTTTTTCCTTGTTCCACTAAGACTCCTTACAAACCTGGTCTAATTGTACTATCCCTGCCAAAGAGATGCAGCCGTCTTCGTCCTAGACAGAAGTGCTCAATGATGTGAAAGATCTCCACAGGTTTTTCTATGTTGCCAATCTCAGGCTCTTCTGTAATGATCAGGTCAATGTCTACATTAGCATGGATGAAATCTCCATCAGTGCTTCGTCTCACAGTGCCACGGATTCCCATCAAGCAGTGCTCCTAAAGTTACAAGAAACAATCACCTAGGATAGGACAACTATCTGTACTCTTCTCTTTGGTGTCTAAACATTGTAGTTTAACAAATATATCTTATTCTTTTATTTGGAATCATTTAATGGGGAGTGGTAATATTCTTACCAACATAACATTTGCCCCCACCCGGGGTAAGTGTCATTCCCTTGTTATCAGGAAGTGGAGAAATgtcgcaccccccccccccccccccccccccccccccagtactgAAAACAGTTCCAAGACTCATGCTTCCCCCTAATCTGCATTTCAATATGCTTCAAGTAAAAAAAGAGCTTTTTgacaacaataaacaaactttAGAAATCAATCAATCCAAACTTGTGACACCACCACATTTATCAGACTGTACAGAAGAATAAAAGATGTGGTTGGGACACTATTCACAGTGTTCAGTAATTTTACCCAACAGCTAGAAAAAGCACCCCTCAGGTCATCTCTTTTTCTTATCATAAGATACAATTGCAGAGCATGGAGTATGGATTTACCAGCTATGTTTTAAGGAGAACTAAGCCCCATTAGTCTGGACATGTTTTGTACCTTTGTTCTCTGGAAGACAGCCTTGGGGTCCAAGGTTTTTGTCTTTCCagggttatttttgtttgttttgatccAACAAATGTCTTCACATCTTCTAAAACCCCATTTTCGTAAGCACTaggaaaaaagattttttttttttttttttttttttttttttttttttttgtcatgtctaCAAAACTTGCTTCTTTCTAAATATAGAAACAAGAGCACCATAAAAGAGTTGAATGTTCTGTTAACATAAGTTTACATGCattatgtttatatacagtgtgGCCTATAAGTATTGACAGAGCACATTGCTAGATCCAGTTGAAGAggctgacaaaaaaaagaaaaaagttactaCCAAGAAGAGTGGCTTGCCAATTTTCCAGAAGCTGTAATAAATCCAAAAGGAGGTCATACCACATTTCAAGCAAGACAGGCCAAATAAGCATCAGTACTTGTATTGTAATTACTactttgtttttactgaacaTTGTTTAAATTTAACTACTGATAGTAACCGTCCATTCAAACACATAAATGACCACAGTGTCACTTACATGCAACACTGTAAAGTACACATCACACTATATTTATTTCTACTGAAACAGCTGCAGTTcatttatagaagaaaaaaattagTACAAGCATGACTGAAGGGTGTCAAACACACTCATGTCTACATATAGTAAAGCTACATGGTGAGGGTGATAAAAACATTCATACTGAagatcattaaaagaaaaaaaaagcgtaACAGTAAATCCAGTCTGACATTGAGCAATTTAGAAACTGAGCTTGCCTatggaaatatactgtatattggcattccttttaaaacaagtaaatcaCATGCagactatttattttttcacaagcaaataATCCTGGTCCcttacaaaggtttttttttccacccTATATTTTCTTCTATATgctttaatacaaaacaatatgaaaaatgaCTGTGGTTTACAGAGTGGAAGGCTTTCGCTATCTAAAACTGCACACAAAGCTACAGGTTACATTATAaacaatatacagtggcttgcgaaagtattgaccccccttggcatttttcctattttgttgccttacaacctggaattaaaattgatttttatttggatttcatgtaatgaacacatacacaaaatagtccaaattggtgaagtgaaatgaaaaaaataacttgtttaaaaaaattataaaaaataaataacagaaaagtggtgcgtgcatatgtattcaccccctttgctattaagcctctaaataagatctggtgcaaccaattaccttcagaagtcacataattagttaaataaagtccacctgtatgcaatctaagtgtcacatgatctcagtatatatacacctgttctgaaaggccccagagtctgcaacaccactaagcaagcggcaccaccaagcaagcggcaccaccaagcaagcggcaccaccaagcaagcggcaccatgaagaccaaggagctctccaaacaggtcagggacaaagttgtggagaagtacagatcagggttgggttataaaaaaatatccaaaactttgaacatcccacggagcaccattaaagccattattaaaaaatggaaagaatatggcatcacaacaaacctggcaagagagggccgcccaccaaaactcacggaccaggcaaggagggcattaatcagagaggcaacaaagagaccaaagataaccctgaaggagctgcaaagctccacagcggagattggagtatctgtccataggaccactttaagccgtacactccacagagctgggctttatggaagagtggccagaaaaaagccattgcttaaagaaaaaaataagcaaacacgtttggtgttcgccaaaaggcatgtgggagactccccaaacatatgagagaaggtactctggtcagatgagactaaaactgagctttttggccatcaaggaaaacgctatgtctggcgcaaacccaacacctctcatcaccccgagaacaccatccccacagtgaagcatggtggtggcagcatcatgctgtggggatgtttttcatcagcagggactgggaaactagtcagaattgaaggaatgatggatggcgctaaatacagggaaattcttgagggaaacctgtttcagccttccagagatttgagaccgggacggaggttcaccttccagcaggacaatgaccctaagcatactgctaaagcaacacttgagtggtttaaggggaaacatttaaatgtcttggaatggcctagtcaaagcccagacctcaatccaattgagaatctgtggtatgacttaaagattgctgtactcgagcggaacccatccaacttgaaggagctggagcagttttgccttgaagaataggcaaaaatcccagtggctagatgtgccaagcttatagatacataccccaagagacttgcagctgtaattgctgcaaaaggtggctctacaaagtattgactttgggggggtgaatacttatgcacgctcaagttttctgtttttttgtcttatttcttgtttgtttcacaataaaaaatattttgcatcttcaaagtggtaggcatgttgtgtaaatcaaatgatacaaacccccaaaaaatctattttaattcctggttgtaaggcaacaaaatagaaaaaataccaaggggggtcaatactttcgcaagccactgtatctgaTAATGTTCTCCCATTAGGAATATGGGAATTATGTGGCTGTGTTCCAAACACACCTCACTTTCAGATGGCAGTCGAAAAAGTAATCTGCAGAGAATGCTATCAAATTGGGCTGTGCATCTAAAAATTGtgatattgtttgaaaaaaaaaaggtttaagatATATACTGTACCACTCTGCCCTGGTCTAGTCCTTCCCCCGATCCACACCACAAAAAGACAAATGACCTTGGTGCTGCAATTTCTTCAATTTCCAGCTTCATCATCTGAGAGGGGTGAAGACTCTTTCattactatttaaatacacagtctTAGTGAAAACTGGACTTAActgtagaattaacaaaaaaactgtctGGTTTGTGAAGTTCTGAAGATTTATTTCAGCTACATAAAAATATCAGGCACATCAGCTTTTAAAGTAGATACAATTATTTTGCACCTATCAATATAGTGTGGTGTTAAATCTGTGCACCACTTTCAACTCCTGGACAAAATGCATTCTTTACctatttgaaaatgtactttgtGTTCCAGTGATAACACatgatgtttttaatgttatctgGAACTGACCAGATTATGTAATTACATGACCTGTTGGTTTTGGCCTAGAATCTTGTTGCTCCATGCTTGGTCGTTCACCTGCCAACTTCGGCACTGCTCTCTGTCGTATACATACTTGACAACAATCCTGTCCATATCACGCCAGTGGAAACGCTAAAGGTAGATGAAGGTTCAGTCTGGCTCTGGAAGATTGATATAAAGGGGATAATCTATTTCTTCTCTGCAATAAACTCACTCACATCATCCCACGCCCAGATCTTCTCATTGGCTACAATACCAGACTCTCTGTAATATTCTTCCAAAGGTGGCTCAATAAGAAGCACATCAAACTTGCATTTCAGTTCACGCAAATCAAAGGTCTCCATATCTGCTTGCAAGTACCTATTGGAATTAATGAGGGAGGGGGAGGATATGAAACTATTAAAATTACACCCATGTTATTTTAGAGAGAAAACCATACCACCCACATCATTTAACTGTTTGATATAATgtaaaagcttaaaataaaataaaaagtatagcaTTTATCTTCAATATATTCCACTTTCTTTTGAATTATGCCATTACAGCAAGTAATTATTTTCTTACTAGGCTCAGCATTCTTCTGTCCAGTTAATTTTAggactgcaaaaaataaaacaactttaatcCAACTTAATCCTCTTTTAATGGGAGATATAagctaaaataaacagtgcttcaTCTTGTAAAGCTAATACGTTGTCTGCTGACCAGTcctttaaatacaatatatatcatACATAGTTGGGCTGCTTGGAAGGCATAGAGTTTAAATAAGTCAATGCATACTCAAACTTCATAAGGACCACTTACACAGGAGGGGTGTTTGTTGTCGCAATCAAGTCATCCTTCAACCTTATCAGCTCCCTGAGTTTTGGGTATTCCTCAAACCTATCAGCAAGACCTGTAGGCACACAGTCAATACTTAAAACCTAAAACTTAAAAGGTGGTGCATCTATACATTTGCTAAAATCACTGTATGTGATCATAAACCCAATTGTAAATAACGGCACCGTGTAGTATAAATGTATGGAATCAAACCCGTTCCAACTACACATTTAAATGGCAAAGTTATTAAATATTTCACATACCCACGTCACGGATAAAGTTCTGTGGCCTATGGCCAGTATCCACAAAATGTTGGCAATAATCATTGTGTGGATTCAGGCTTTGGGTTCCCtagaacaaaaaagcaaaaggatTAAAATGTCCCACCTCACTTTTTAGTTTCAATACTATATATAGCAGCGTTCTTCTACTGGCAGCCCGCCTTCCGTCTGGCCCGTCGCACGTCTGCTGCAGTACTGCCAACTAGGCAGTTTTTCCACAAAATTTTTTTAATTACGCTTTGTGagaaaatcactttaatttatagggttttaatgtgaaacaactaaatagaCTTTTAAATCGTCCAAgtctttactttctcattaaacACAGAATGAAGAACGCTAAACGagagcacattttaataaatgacaagcctaaccctaaccctaacctcattTGAATTAACCAAAACACGTACACTGAACCAATTTTACTACTCAGTGGCTACTGGGATCAATCTAATTCTTAATGGGGAAGAAAACGTCAgggaaaaacaacaaatataataataatattcaagttATATTTACTAACCcctaaaaaggaaatatttaatattattagaaagctacttgttcacagttaataaaaaaaagaacacttaaaACTAGCATTTCTAGTGGCAAACCACGCCGTCATTTCCACTGTGGATCAAAGACATTCAGCTGCACAGAACTTCATGGACAGCAGTGAAAAATTCAGTCCCGGGGACATgctctgtaattttttttattttttattgtggtttCTTTCAGGAAGTAGTAGGCAGGTGCTtgtccttcattacaaatgcTAGCTGCAGATACGCCTGGTTGAAAGGTCGCCGCTATTTACAGGGTGTTTGTGTCCCATAACAAGCAATATCTATTGGCAACACATCACAATACAGGAACAAATGATCACTGCACTTTATCTGGTAATAACCCGTCTCCTTGCTTGTTTGCAACACTCTGTATGTAAGCTGCCTTCAATCAATAAACTTTAGTTTAGTCACACTACTCTGTATGCACATTCACCTCCATTCACATCagtacactccataacctaacgttgaattatttattttacaggtttACTATTACTACTATTTAACTTCAAATAATGACTCCTCTCCTGTAACTTCTATCTTTCCTGAaggtt
Coding sequences within it:
- the LOC121322763 gene encoding N6-adenosine-methyltransferase non-catalytic subunit isoform X2; its protein translation is MNNRLQEIRERQKIRRQLLAQQLGAESADSIGAVLNSKEEQKEIEETRETSRASYDTSAPAAKRKCQNEGEVTEEEVEEPKDEVEPQQPHENLQYEEEVYKHSSTFLKGTQSLNPHNDYCQHFVDTGHRPQNFIRDVGLADRFEEYPKLRELIRLKDDLIATTNTPPVYLQADMETFDLRELKCKFDVLLIEPPLEEYYRESGIVANEKIWAWDDCLRKWGFRRCEDICWIKTNKNNPGKTKTLDPKAVFQRTKEHCLMGIRGTVRRSTDGDFIHANVDIDLIITEEPEIGNIEKPVEIFHIIEHFCLGRRRLHLFGRDSTIRPGWLTVGPTLTNSNFHAEAYASYFNVPNSTMTGCTEEIERLRPKSPPPKSKSERGGGAPRGGGRGGTSAGRGDRGRERNRSFRGDRGGFRGRGGPHRGGFPPR
- the LOC121322763 gene encoding N6-adenosine-methyltransferase non-catalytic subunit isoform X1; this encodes MNNRLQEIRERQKIRRQLLAQQLGAESADSIGAVLNSKEEQKEIEETRETSRASYDTSAPAAKRKCQNEGEVTEEEVEEPKDEVEPQQPHENLQYEEEVYKHSSTFLKGTQSLNPHNDYCQHFVDTGHRPQNFIRDVGLADRFEEYPKLRELIRLKDDLIATTNTPPVYLQADMETFDLRELKCKFDVLLIEPPLEEYYRESGIVANEKIWAWDDMMKLEIEEIAAPRSFVFLWCGSGEGLDQGRVCLRKWGFRRCEDICWIKTNKNNPGKTKTLDPKAVFQRTKEHCLMGIRGTVRRSTDGDFIHANVDIDLIITEEPEIGNIEKPVEIFHIIEHFCLGRRRLHLFGRDSTIRPGWLTVGPTLTNSNFHAEAYASYFNVPNSTMTGCTEEIERLRPKSPPPKSKSERGGGAPRGGGRGGTSAGRGDRGRERNRSFRGDRGGFRGRGGPHRGGFPPR